The Manihot esculenta cultivar AM560-2 chromosome 11, M.esculenta_v8, whole genome shotgun sequence genome includes a region encoding these proteins:
- the LOC110625459 gene encoding proline-rich receptor-like protein kinase PERK3 isoform X2, translating into MANRLGMNGADHRIETRDQNESGSSSEKTIGPKSYSYGELAKATDHFSHNNLIGKGGFGHVFKASLDGEIRAIKKLDFSDVQSEGGLEKEIMIVQSLSHKNLVELVGYCIYGANRLLILKYFPNGSLRSKLHGSDNVLDWEIRMKIAIGSARGLEYLHENYKSKIVHLDIKPDNILLEEDFEPKITDFGLAQFFTDGATHISKSSVMGTHVYEDPLTTKLGKYSDKSDIYSFGVTLLELITVRMPIDNGIDIVTWANPLIKKALDGRYTNFIDSNLQSFHHEQMYRMVSCVNSCLNQPPSSRPTMKKIRLVLEGISLPEELYDHKLRKSIIHKDPRNRGSQQ; encoded by the exons ATGGCCAATCGCTTGGGGATGAACGGGGCAGATCACCGGATTGAAACTAGAG ATCAGAATGAATCTGGCTCATCTTCTGAGAAGACTATTGGGCCAAAGTCATATTCATACGGTGAATTAGCAAAGGCAACTGATCATTTCTCGCACAATAATCTAATTGGTAAAGGTGGTTTTGGTCATGTTTTTAAGGCATCTTTAGATGGTGAGATCCGTGCTATCAAGAAACTTGATTTTTCGGATGTACAATCCGAAGGAGGTTTGGAGAAGGAGATTATGATCGTCCAAAGCCTCAGTCACAAAAACCTCGTTGAACTGGTTGGTTACTGCATTTATGGAGCCAATAGATTGCTCATCTTAAAGTATTTTCCAAATGGGTCCTTGAGATCTAAATTACATG GAAGTGATAATGTTTTGGACTGGGAAATAAGAATGAAGATCGCTATAGGTTCTGCAAGAGGATTAGAATATTTACATGAAAATT atAAATCTAAAATTGTTCATTTAGATATTAAACCAGATAATATTCTTCTTGAGGAAGATTTTGAACCTAAG ATAACAGATTTTGGACTTGCTCAATTTTTTACCGACGGTGCTACTCATATATCCAAATCATCAGTTATGGGAACCCATGT TTACGAAGATCCACTGACAACAAAACTTGGAAAGTATTCTGATAAATCCGATATTTATTCTTTTGGAGTTACACTTTTAGAACTGATTACTGTAAGAATGCCTATAGACAATGGTATTGACATTGTTACTTGG GCAAATCCTCTAATTAAAAAGGCTTTGGATGGAAGATATACAAATTTTATAGATTCCAATTTACAATCCTTTCACCACGAACAAATGTATCGAATGGTTTCTTGTGTTAATTCTTGTCTAAATCAACCTCCAAGCTCTCGGCCAACAATGAAAAAG ATACGTCTAGTTCTTGAAGGAATATCACTCCCGGAAGAATTATACGATCATAAATTGCGAAAGAGCATCATACATAAAG acccgaggaaccgaggatcccagcagtga
- the LOC110625458 gene encoding putative serine/threonine-protein kinase, which translates to MAEPSRGGVHKYSFEELAKATGDFSNNNRVGQDGSGEVYEGTLPNGKQVAIKRLQYNSDPEKQQVELLFENEVKTNSRTRHPNIVEVVGYCSEEADRLIVYEFVSNKSLKSHLYVGRRQLATAPIDWPTRMKIALGIAEGLAYLHEECKSGIIHRDIKSDNILLDDKFNPKIRNFGISKEFADSKTHVSTVPMGTPDYLAPEHYTQDDQNKKLTDKSDVFSFGVVLLELITGKLAAFEKERREYIFLTIWAVPLLKQILDADYQDLDAENCKELFDSKLPNNFEKNDMEKLIYSAAACIYKPAKLRPHMCEIVKVLNGDMEPKTIWVRSDCKYLYNGSPYAPFPQAQGTSSS; encoded by the exons ATGGCAGAACCAAGCAGAGGAG GTGTTCACAAGTACAGCTTTGAAGAGCTAGCAAAAGCAACAGGTGATTTCTCCAACAACAACCGCGTTGGACAGGACGGTTCTGGTGAAGTTTATGAAGGAACACTTCCCAATGGTAAACAAGTTGCGATTAAGAGGCTTCAATATAATTCAGATCCTGAGAAACAGCAAGTGGAACTTCTATTTGAGAATGAGGTTAAAACCAATAGCCGCACTCGTCACCCGAATATTGTGGAGGTCGTCGGATACTGCAGCGAAGAAGCTGATCGATTGATTGTTTACGAGTTCGTGTCCAACAAGAGCTTGAAATCTCATCTCTATG TGGGAAGAAGACAGCTGGCGACCGCCCCGATCGATTGGCCAACCAGAATGAAGATTGCTTTGGGTATAGCAGAAGGATTGGCATATTTGCATGAAGAAT GTAAATCAGGAATCATCCACCGAGATATTAAAAGTGATAATATTCTTCTCGATGATAAATTTAATCCTAAG attAGAAATTTTGGAATTTCCAAAGAATTTGCGGATTCAAAAACTCACGTTTCCACTGTCCCAATGGGAACTCCAGA TTATCTCGCTCCTGAGCATTACACCCAAGATGATCAAAATAAGAAGCTCACCGATAAGTCTGATGTATTTTCCTTTGGTGTCGTACTTCTAGAGCTGATTACGGGAAAATTAGCTGCTTTTGAGAAGGAACGCAGGGAATATATTTTCTTAACTATTTGG GCCGTGCCTCTACTGAAACAAATTTTGGATGCAGACTATCAAGATTTGGATGCTGAAAATTGTAAAGAACTTTTTGATTCCAAATTACCGAACAATTTTGAGAAAAATGATATGGAAAAGCTTATTTATTCTGCTGCTGCTTGTATATATAAACCTGCAAAGTTACGCCCACATATGTGCGAG ATAGTTAAAGTACTAAATGGAGATATGGAACCCAAAACTATATGGGTGAGAAGTGATTGCAAGTACCTATACAATGGGTCACCTTACGCTCCATTTCCTCAAGCTCAGGGAACCTCCAGCTCTTGA
- the LOC110625459 gene encoding proline-rich receptor-like protein kinase PERK3 isoform X1, translating into MANRLGMNGADHRIETRDQNESGSSSEKTIGPKSYSYGELAKATDHFSHNNLIGKGGFGHVFKASLDGEIRAIKKLDFSDVQSEGGLEKEIMIVQSLSHKNLVELVGYCIYGANRLLILKYFPNGSLRSKLHGSDNVLDWEIRMKIAIGSARGLEYLHENYKSKIVHLDIKPDNILLEEDFEPKITDFGLAQFFTDGATHISKSSVMGTHVYEDPLTTKLGKYSDKSDIYSFGVTLLELITVRMPIDNGIDIVTWANPLIKKALDGRYTNFIDSNLQSFHHEQMYRMVSCVNSCLNQPPSSRPTMKKIRLVLEGISLPEELYDHKLRKSIIHKGSDPRNRGSQQ; encoded by the exons ATGGCCAATCGCTTGGGGATGAACGGGGCAGATCACCGGATTGAAACTAGAG ATCAGAATGAATCTGGCTCATCTTCTGAGAAGACTATTGGGCCAAAGTCATATTCATACGGTGAATTAGCAAAGGCAACTGATCATTTCTCGCACAATAATCTAATTGGTAAAGGTGGTTTTGGTCATGTTTTTAAGGCATCTTTAGATGGTGAGATCCGTGCTATCAAGAAACTTGATTTTTCGGATGTACAATCCGAAGGAGGTTTGGAGAAGGAGATTATGATCGTCCAAAGCCTCAGTCACAAAAACCTCGTTGAACTGGTTGGTTACTGCATTTATGGAGCCAATAGATTGCTCATCTTAAAGTATTTTCCAAATGGGTCCTTGAGATCTAAATTACATG GAAGTGATAATGTTTTGGACTGGGAAATAAGAATGAAGATCGCTATAGGTTCTGCAAGAGGATTAGAATATTTACATGAAAATT atAAATCTAAAATTGTTCATTTAGATATTAAACCAGATAATATTCTTCTTGAGGAAGATTTTGAACCTAAG ATAACAGATTTTGGACTTGCTCAATTTTTTACCGACGGTGCTACTCATATATCCAAATCATCAGTTATGGGAACCCATGT TTACGAAGATCCACTGACAACAAAACTTGGAAAGTATTCTGATAAATCCGATATTTATTCTTTTGGAGTTACACTTTTAGAACTGATTACTGTAAGAATGCCTATAGACAATGGTATTGACATTGTTACTTGG GCAAATCCTCTAATTAAAAAGGCTTTGGATGGAAGATATACAAATTTTATAGATTCCAATTTACAATCCTTTCACCACGAACAAATGTATCGAATGGTTTCTTGTGTTAATTCTTGTCTAAATCAACCTCCAAGCTCTCGGCCAACAATGAAAAAG ATACGTCTAGTTCTTGAAGGAATATCACTCCCGGAAGAATTATACGATCATAAATTGCGAAAGAGCATCATACATAAAG gttcagacccgaggaaccgaggatcccagcagtga
- the LOC110625459 gene encoding proline-rich receptor-like protein kinase PERK3 isoform X4: MANRLGMNGADHRIETRDQNESGSSSEKTIGPKSYSYGELAKATDHFSHNNLIGKGGFGHVFKASLDGEIRAIKKLDFSDVQSEGGLEKEIMIVQSLSHKNLVELVGYCIYGANRLLILKYFPNGSLRSKLHGSDNVLDWEIRMKIAIGSARGLEYLHENYKSKIVHLDIKPDNILLEEDFEPKITDFGLAQFFTDGATHISKSSVMGTHVYEDPLTTKLGKYSDKSDIYSFGVTLLELITVRMPIDNGKSSN; the protein is encoded by the exons ATGGCCAATCGCTTGGGGATGAACGGGGCAGATCACCGGATTGAAACTAGAG ATCAGAATGAATCTGGCTCATCTTCTGAGAAGACTATTGGGCCAAAGTCATATTCATACGGTGAATTAGCAAAGGCAACTGATCATTTCTCGCACAATAATCTAATTGGTAAAGGTGGTTTTGGTCATGTTTTTAAGGCATCTTTAGATGGTGAGATCCGTGCTATCAAGAAACTTGATTTTTCGGATGTACAATCCGAAGGAGGTTTGGAGAAGGAGATTATGATCGTCCAAAGCCTCAGTCACAAAAACCTCGTTGAACTGGTTGGTTACTGCATTTATGGAGCCAATAGATTGCTCATCTTAAAGTATTTTCCAAATGGGTCCTTGAGATCTAAATTACATG GAAGTGATAATGTTTTGGACTGGGAAATAAGAATGAAGATCGCTATAGGTTCTGCAAGAGGATTAGAATATTTACATGAAAATT atAAATCTAAAATTGTTCATTTAGATATTAAACCAGATAATATTCTTCTTGAGGAAGATTTTGAACCTAAG ATAACAGATTTTGGACTTGCTCAATTTTTTACCGACGGTGCTACTCATATATCCAAATCATCAGTTATGGGAACCCATGT TTACGAAGATCCACTGACAACAAAACTTGGAAAGTATTCTGATAAATCCGATATTTATTCTTTTGGAGTTACACTTTTAGAACTGATTACTGTAAGAATGCCTATAGACAATG GCAAATCCTCTAATTAA
- the LOC110625459 gene encoding probable serine/threonine-protein kinase PBL7 isoform X3 has product MANRLGMNGADHRIETRDQNESGSSSEKTIGPKSYSYGELAKATDHFSHNNLIGKGGFGHVFKASLDGEIRAIKKLDFSDVQSEGGLEKEIMIVQSLSHKNLVELVGYCIYGANRLLILKYFPNGSLRSKLHGSDNVLDWEIRMKIAIGSARGLEYLHENYNRFWTCSIFYRRCYSYIQIISYGNPCANPLIKKALDGRYTNFIDSNLQSFHHEQMYRMVSCVNSCLNQPPSSRPTMKKIRLVLEGISLPEELYDHKLRKSIIHKGSDPRNRGSQQ; this is encoded by the exons ATGGCCAATCGCTTGGGGATGAACGGGGCAGATCACCGGATTGAAACTAGAG ATCAGAATGAATCTGGCTCATCTTCTGAGAAGACTATTGGGCCAAAGTCATATTCATACGGTGAATTAGCAAAGGCAACTGATCATTTCTCGCACAATAATCTAATTGGTAAAGGTGGTTTTGGTCATGTTTTTAAGGCATCTTTAGATGGTGAGATCCGTGCTATCAAGAAACTTGATTTTTCGGATGTACAATCCGAAGGAGGTTTGGAGAAGGAGATTATGATCGTCCAAAGCCTCAGTCACAAAAACCTCGTTGAACTGGTTGGTTACTGCATTTATGGAGCCAATAGATTGCTCATCTTAAAGTATTTTCCAAATGGGTCCTTGAGATCTAAATTACATG GAAGTGATAATGTTTTGGACTGGGAAATAAGAATGAAGATCGCTATAGGTTCTGCAAGAGGATTAGAATATTTACATGAAAATT ATAACAGATTTTGGACTTGCTCAATTTTTTACCGACGGTGCTACTCATATATCCAAATCATCAGTTATGGGAACCCATGT GCAAATCCTCTAATTAAAAAGGCTTTGGATGGAAGATATACAAATTTTATAGATTCCAATTTACAATCCTTTCACCACGAACAAATGTATCGAATGGTTTCTTGTGTTAATTCTTGTCTAAATCAACCTCCAAGCTCTCGGCCAACAATGAAAAAG ATACGTCTAGTTCTTGAAGGAATATCACTCCCGGAAGAATTATACGATCATAAATTGCGAAAGAGCATCATACATAAAG gttcagacccgaggaaccgaggatcccagcagtga